A part of Caldilineales bacterium genomic DNA contains:
- a CDS encoding 2-oxo acid dehydrogenase subunit E2, translating into MTDTPHVTEPIPPFRQLVIDGMELAARKHCIHGLIEVDISQAREHLRRIKETSGESLSFTGFIVYCCARAVDEDKHLHGYRDWRNRLVLFDDVDVSLPVERQQHGQPVVLQTVIRAANRKSVWQIHREIRALQNKELVDTAWGRWLRWYVLVPRFMRSLFFRFAQRVPTLLKSFNGTVLVTSVGMFGSIAGWGIPLAGHTLCITVGGIEQKPMVENGQITNREHLRLTVTFDHDIIDGGPAARFSQRFATLVQEAAGLNEPQSLPQ; encoded by the coding sequence GGCGGCAAGGAAGCACTGTATCCACGGCCTGATCGAGGTCGATATCAGCCAGGCTCGTGAACATTTGCGCCGCATCAAAGAGACCTCCGGCGAGTCCTTATCCTTCACCGGCTTCATCGTCTATTGCTGCGCCAGGGCGGTCGACGAAGACAAACACCTACACGGCTATCGCGACTGGCGCAATCGCCTCGTTTTGTTCGATGATGTCGACGTTTCGCTGCCGGTGGAACGGCAGCAGCACGGCCAACCCGTCGTCCTCCAAACGGTCATCAGGGCCGCCAATCGCAAGTCGGTCTGGCAGATCCACCGCGAGATCCGCGCCCTGCAAAACAAGGAGCTTGTAGATACCGCCTGGGGTCGCTGGCTGCGTTGGTATGTCCTGGTTCCTCGTTTCATGCGCAGCCTGTTCTTTCGTTTTGCCCAGCGGGTCCCGACGCTCTTGAAGAGCTTCAACGGCACCGTCCTGGTCACTTCGGTGGGCATGTTTGGCAGCATCGCGGGATGGGGGATCCCACTCGCCGGCCACACGCTTTGCATCACCGTGGGGGGGATCGAGCAAAAACCCATGGTCGAGAATGGCCAGATCACGAACAGGGAGCATCTGCGCCTGACGGTCACGTTCGATCACGACATTATCGACGGCGGTCCCGCTGCCCGGTTCAGCCAACGCTTTGCCACACTGGTTCAAGAAGCGGCCGGGCTTAACGAACCCCAGTCATTGCCGCAGTGA